cagcccccgctcgccgcaactagagaaagcccactcgcagcaacgaagatccaatgcagccaaaagtaaataaaaaggatcttgagatgagatcatcctcaATTAGGATGGGCCTTAAGTCCAATGACCTAGATTTGGTGTCCAACagtgtccttgtaagagacaGAAAATGAGCACACAGACAGAGGGGAGAAGGCCACATGAAGACCCACGTGCAGACGAGGCAGAGAATGGATTTGTGCTACTCTAAGCCCAAGGGATGCAAGGACTGCCGGCAGCCACCAAAGGAGAAAGGCATGGAatggattctccctcagagcctccagaagggacaaaccctgccaacaccttgacttcagacctctagcctccagaactatgggaGAAGAAAGTGCTGTTGTTTTACGCCTCcacgtttgtggtaattttttatggCAGCCTGAGATCAGAGACCCATGTTGCTTTCCCCCTGTGAGCCAGGACTACCATGGACAGCTTTCCTGAGAGTGTGGCCTTCATTCCTTTCATCTGGGGCCTTGGCAACAGTTCTCAGGTGGCTACACGGTGCCCAGAGGCAGGTGTCTGTTCACCAGCAGAAGAGACCTGGGGCCCCTTGGGAGGTGCTGGGCTCCGCAGCTTTGGGAGGAGTGGAATTGACGTCCTCGTCCACGTCAGATCGGTCTGCTCCGACCTCAGCTCTTTCTTCCTGCCTGATCCAAAGGCTGCTTTCTAGCTGTTCTTCAGCAATTTCTAGTTCTTCTTCTGTTTGTAAAACAGCCACGGTTTCCCGGGGTAAGTGTGAGGAATAGAGTCCAAATTTGGCTTTACAACCAAACATCGCCTCATATGGACTTTGCTGCAAGGAAACATCAAAGGCCTGATTCCTCACCATCTGCATGAATCGCAGGCCTTCGGCCCAGTGACGTGAACGGTTACTCTGCATCCAGGCACTGAGCATGTTCTTGACATCACGGCTTGCTCGCTCCAGGGAGCCCTGGCCTTGCCCAGGGTGGTATTTACCAGGGACAATCTTTAGGTCTGGCCATACCTCATTGAGCTCATTGACAACCTGGTTTGTGAACTCCAAGCCACTGTCAGATTCTAACATCGTGGGTGTACCAAGAATTGTGAAAATATCCAACAGGACAGCGACCACCTCATGGGCCTGTTTGGCTTTTAATGGCCGTAAAATAATAAACTTGGTCAAGTGGTCCtggtaatataaaataaacttgaaCTCACCATCAGCATTTGACTGCATGTCAAGGATTTCAACTTGGCATCTGGAGTCAATGTCCTTAAATGGCATGGGCTTGGGTGCGAGGCCTCTCTTGGATACTGGGTTCTTCTGGTGGCACTGTTTACACAGAGTCAGATATAAGACAATGACTTCTTTGGTGACGTTCCCATATTTTCCTTGAAGCTCCTTGAGCATGCGCGTCCGCCCGCCATGGCCAATACTGAGATGTGTGTCGTGAAGAATGTCAAACAGCTCTTCCTTGTGTACGTAATACCGTATTCGATCTCGTTCTCCGTGAGTCGCCTCTATTAGTTTCTCTGTGCCCTGTACAGAGATCACGTCATACTTTGCTGTACGGCGATAATCACGTGATgacttcctccccttctccttagcttctttcacttcctTTATTGTTTGAAAGtacttttctttggaaaatacctTGCTGTTGTAACTTTTGCTTTCCACTAACTTTGTCACGCTGATAAGAAACTTTTCTCTCATGTTACttatctccttttccatttcacttGGATTTGAAACCCCAGGGGGATCATTTCCAGCTCTCTGTGGCATCATGGAGAACTAACTGGAAGAAGGAACCTAAGAAAGGTAGAAAGAAACAGAACGAGGTTAAATCTGCTGATATTCCATCTGGAAGACTTTCCCTCTAAAGTTCCTCGTCAACTCTTTCATCTGATTTTTGAACGTATGGAAGAAGAAAGATTACTAAAGTAATGGTATAAAGCAATAACAGAATAAAGATaactagagggacttccctggtggcacagtggttaagactccgtgctcccaatgcaggggccccgggttcaatccct
The genomic region above belongs to Phocoena phocoena chromosome 19, mPhoPho1.1, whole genome shotgun sequence and contains:
- the KRBA2 gene encoding LOW QUALITY PROTEIN: KRAB-A domain-containing protein 2 (The sequence of the model RefSeq protein was modified relative to this genomic sequence to represent the inferred CDS: substituted 1 base at 1 genomic stop codon), whose translation is MSSSAEHAAGWAGPPNTAFVTEERILLQLLLSPGPETEPSLWQQLASFQEAVTFEDVARDWKCQEASQKDCSRDTMLDSCKKPVPQRKDFXFSMMPQRAGNDPPGVSNPSEMEKEISNMREKFLISVTKLVESKSYNSKVFSKEKYFQTIKEVKEAKEKGRKSSRDYRRTAKYDVISVQGTEKLIEATHGERDRIRYYVHKEELFDILHDTHLSIGHGGRTRMLKELQGKYGNVTKEVIVLYLTLCKQCHQKNPVSKRGLAPKPMPFKDIDSRCQVEILDMQSNADGEFKFILYYQDHLTKFIILRPLKAKQAHEVVAVLLDIFTILGTPTMLESDSGLEFTNQVVNELNEVWPDLKIVPGKYHPGQGQGSLERASRDVKNMLSAWMQSNRSRHWAEGLRFMQMVRNQAFDVSLQQSPYEAMFGCKAKFGLYSSHLPRETVAVLQTEEELEIAEEQLESSLWIRQEERAEVGADRSDVDEDVNSTPPKAAEPSTSQGAPGLFCW